In the genome of Vicia villosa cultivar HV-30 ecotype Madison, WI linkage group LG7, Vvil1.0, whole genome shotgun sequence, one region contains:
- the LOC131617549 gene encoding transcription factor MYB113-like: MEKSKSRGVRKGAWTYEEDKLLKSCIHKYGEGKWHLVPQRAGLNRCRKSCRLRWLNYLNPALNRESFSEDEVDMILRLHKLLGNRWSLISARLSGRTANDVKNYWHTHLRKKMVSRKLEEKKEKETMKAHEIIKPQPRTFSSHSPWLNGKQIAKPILAVSTKDASIAKDSDIDTMLPINGDGDCAMWWESLLNLSNEKVGSCSLIDGPSTVGECYWDANLCEFDSLLDILN, translated from the exons ATGGAGAAAAGTAAGAGTAGAGGTGTGAGAAAAGGTGCATGGACATATGAAGAAGACAAGTTACTcaaatcttgtattcacaaatatGGTGAAGGAAAATGGCATTTAGTTCCACAAAGAGCAG GATTGAATAGGTGCAGGAAAAGTTGTAGATTGAGATGGTTAAATTATTTAAACCCTGCTCTCAATAGAGAAAGTTTTTCTGAAGATGAAGTTGACATGATTTTAAGGTTACACAAACTTCTAGGAAACAG ATGGTCATTAATTTCTGCGAGACTTTCGGGTAGAACAGCTAATGATGTGAAGAATTATTGGCACACACATTTGCGCAAGAAGATGGTTTCAAGAAAattagaagaaaagaaagaaaaagagaccATGAAAGCCCATGAAATTATCAAACCTCAACCTCGAACTTTTTCATCTCATTCACCATGGTTGAATGGGAAACAAATTGCAAAACCAATATTGGCGGTTTCAACTAAAGATGCTAGTATTGCAAAAGACAGTGACATAGACACTATGCTGCCAATTAATGGTGATGGAGATTGTGCTATGTGGTGGGAAAGTTTGTTGAACTTGAGCAATGAGAAAGTTGGATCATGCTCTTTAATTGATGGTCCTAGTACTGTTGGTGAATGTTATTGGGATGCTAATCTTTGTGAATTTGATTCTCTTTTAGATATTTTAAATTAA
- the LOC131617551 gene encoding transcription factor MYB113-like, translated as MEKSKSIGGRKGAWTYEEDKLLKACIDKYGEGKWHLVPQRAGLNRCRKSCRLRWLNYLNPAVNRESFSEDEVDMILRLHKLLGNRWALIAARLSGRTANDVKNYWHTHLRKMVSRKLEEKKEKEKPNETMKNHEIIKPQPRTFSSHSPWLNGKHIVQPIVALSTEDSDIDTMVPINDNGDDAMWWESLLNMSNDQIGSCSLLQEEGNSILELPSVENIYIEDSNVNDFHWDSILSEFDSL; from the exons ATGGAGAAAAGTAAGAGCATAGGAGGGAGAAAAGGTGCATGGACATATGAAGAGGACAAGCTACTGAAAGCTTGTATTGACAAGTATGGTGAAGGAAAATGGCATTTAGTTCCACAAAGAGCAG GATTGAATAGGTGCAGGAAAAGTTGTAGATTGAGATGGTTAAATTATTTAAACCCAGCTGTCAATAGAGAAAGTTTTTCTGAGGATGAAGTTGATATGATCTTAAGGTTACACAAACTTCTAGGAAATAG ATGGGCATTGATTGCTGCAAGACTTTCCGGTAGAACAGCTAATGATGTGAAGAATTACTGGCATACACATTTACGCAAGATGGTTTCAAGAAAgttagaagaaaagaaagaaaaagagaaacctaACGAAACGATGAAAAATCATGAAATTATAAAACCTCAACCTCGAACTTTCTCATCTCATTCACCATGGTTGAATGGGAAACATATCGTGCAACCAATAGTGGCGCTTTCAACGGAAGATAGTGACATAGATACTATGGTGCCAATTAATGATAATGGAGATGATGCTATGTGGTGGGAAAGTTTGTTGAACATGAGCAATGATCAAATTGGCTCATGCTCTTTACTACAAGAAGAGGGAAATTCTATTTTAGAGTTACCAAGTGTTGAGAACATTTATATTGAAGACTCCAATGTCAATGATTTTCATTGGGATTCCATCCTTTCCGAATTTGATTCTCTTTGA